One Synechococcus sp. JA-2-3B'a(2-13) genomic window carries:
- a CDS encoding FAD-binding oxidoreductase has protein sequence MLSDPGDPLPIQTPSTVSELAGILKECQGRKVLPLGQGSKWGWAHSVEPVDLVLSTRGLRRLIDHAAADLTVTVEAGMTLAELQPILAERGQWWPVDPLYPERATLGGIIATADTGSLRWRYGGIRDLLLGIAWVRADGEVAKAGGRVVKNVAGYDLMKLFTGSLGSLGILTQVSLRLYPLPAAQSALLAIGSLPELEVLCQQVLTGPVNPVGVDLWLRAEGSQVWLSFHGSERAIAQQMAQTRRLAPAGLTLQEVNPGSLSLPQPGSGAVLAKFGCLPSQSLATLEQFQTLFPGAQVQLHRGCGLGRAWLVQPEVGSLMQLQRYLKSAGGFLLLLEAPPALKRALAHDFGPAASLMRKLKQHFDPAGTFSPSLI, from the coding sequence TTGCTATCTGATCCAGGGGATCCCTTGCCGATCCAGACTCCATCAACGGTCTCGGAATTGGCCGGAATCTTAAAGGAGTGCCAAGGGCGGAAAGTGCTGCCGCTGGGGCAGGGGAGCAAGTGGGGCTGGGCCCACTCTGTGGAGCCGGTGGATCTGGTTCTCAGCACACGTGGCTTACGCCGGCTCATCGACCATGCAGCCGCCGATCTCACCGTTACGGTGGAAGCCGGTATGACTTTGGCGGAACTGCAACCCATTTTGGCGGAGCGGGGGCAATGGTGGCCGGTGGATCCCCTCTATCCGGAGCGGGCTACCCTGGGGGGCATTATCGCCACTGCCGATACGGGTTCTCTGCGCTGGCGTTACGGCGGGATCCGCGACTTGCTACTGGGCATAGCCTGGGTGCGGGCGGATGGGGAGGTGGCCAAAGCGGGCGGGCGGGTTGTCAAGAATGTTGCTGGCTATGACCTGATGAAGCTGTTCACCGGATCCTTGGGCAGCCTAGGAATTTTGACCCAGGTGAGCCTACGGCTTTACCCGTTGCCGGCAGCTCAGTCTGCTTTGCTGGCCATAGGATCTTTGCCGGAGCTGGAGGTCCTGTGTCAGCAGGTGCTGACCGGCCCGGTTAACCCTGTGGGGGTGGATCTCTGGCTAAGGGCAGAGGGATCCCAGGTTTGGCTCAGCTTTCATGGATCGGAGCGAGCAATCGCCCAACAGATGGCCCAAACGCGGCGGCTGGCCCCTGCAGGGCTGACTTTGCAGGAAGTGAATCCCGGCTCTCTGTCCCTGCCTCAACCCGGCTCAGGGGCGGTGCTGGCCAAGTTCGGGTGCCTGCCCAGTCAGAGCTTGGCAACATTGGAGCAGTTTCAAACCCTATTCCCTGGGGCTCAGGTGCAACTGCACCGAGGCTGTGGGCTAGGGCGGGCTTGGCTGGTTCAGCCAGAAGTGGGATCCCTAATGCAACTGCAACGCTACCTCAAGTCCGCAGGCGGATTTCTCCTGCTTCTGGAGGCGCCGCCAGCTCTGAAGAGGGCTCTTGCCCATGACTTTGGCCCGGCTGCCAGCCTAATGCGCAAGCTGAAGCAGCACTTCGACCCTGCCGGCACCTTTAGCCCCAGCTTGATATAA
- a CDS encoding RNA-guided endonuclease InsQ/TnpB family protein — MNYTYRIYPDAAQQAKLRSWLETCRGVYNYALRELKDWIASRKCPIDRCSLEKEYIIPADEPFPSYHRQQNNLPKAKKQFPHLAKVHSQVLQATIRRLHDTWEAFQKRGYGFPRFKKQGQFKSFVFPQFKDNPISGSSIKLPKIGKVPINLHRPIPDGFKVKQVRVLSKVRGTQWYVVVTIESDISVPDAPVHGRAIGIDLGLERFLTVSDGSFQERPKFFRSMQRKLKLLQRRAARKQKGSRNWEKAQIKVARMHHRIANRRKDFHLKTAHKLCDQAQTIFAEDLNVTGLTRGMLRKGCVDAAFGQFLSLLEWVCWKRGVYFAKVNSNGTSQTCPKCFATVSKTLTAREHHCPECGYRTHRDHAAAEMVLHRGLENVVAQGLWGTETACQVVLSGVYDLDKWRGAGMPNREVRKPALYP; from the coding sequence ATGAACTACACTTACCGGATCTATCCAGATGCCGCGCAGCAGGCCAAGCTGCGGTCGTGGCTTGAGACGTGCAGAGGCGTGTACAACTACGCTTTGCGCGAACTCAAAGACTGGATTGCTTCCCGTAAGTGTCCCATAGACAGATGCTCACTGGAGAAGGAGTACATCATTCCTGCCGATGAGCCATTCCCGTCTTATCATCGTCAGCAAAATAACCTACCCAAAGCAAAGAAGCAATTCCCGCATTTGGCCAAGGTGCATTCTCAGGTCTTGCAGGCTACGATTCGCAGGCTGCATGATACTTGGGAGGCATTCCAGAAGCGGGGATATGGGTTTCCCCGTTTCAAGAAACAAGGCCAATTTAAGTCTTTTGTGTTTCCCCAGTTCAAGGACAATCCCATCTCCGGCAGCAGTATCAAGCTACCAAAGATAGGAAAAGTGCCTATCAACTTGCATCGTCCTATCCCAGATGGGTTCAAGGTCAAGCAGGTGAGGGTACTGTCCAAGGTAAGAGGGACGCAATGGTATGTCGTCGTTACCATCGAATCGGACATATCGGTTCCCGATGCTCCGGTTCACGGTCGTGCGATTGGGATTGATCTGGGATTGGAACGGTTTTTGACGGTTTCAGATGGTAGCTTCCAGGAGCGACCCAAGTTTTTTAGGTCGATGCAACGCAAGCTGAAATTGCTGCAACGCAGAGCGGCACGAAAACAGAAGGGGTCACGAAACTGGGAGAAGGCACAAATCAAAGTTGCCAGAATGCACCATCGGATTGCGAACCGTCGTAAAGATTTCCACCTGAAGACGGCTCATAAGCTTTGTGACCAAGCGCAAACCATCTTTGCAGAAGACCTCAATGTCACAGGCTTGACACGGGGAATGCTGCGAAAAGGTTGTGTTGATGCCGCCTTTGGACAATTTCTGTCTCTGTTGGAATGGGTGTGCTGGAAACGTGGAGTGTACTTCGCTAAAGTCAACTCCAACGGGACTAGCCAAACCTGTCCCAAATGTTTTGCTACTGTCAGCAAAACGTTGACAGCAAGGGAGCATCATTGTCCTGAGTGTGGGTATCGAACTCATCGTGACCATGCAGCAGCAGAAATGGTTTTGCATCGTGGACTAGAGAATGTAGTAGCCCAGGGACTCTGGGGAACGGAAACAGCCTGCCAAGTCGTTCTGTCGGGGGTCTATGACCTAGATAAGTGGCGTGGGGCAGGAATGCCTAACCGTGAGGTTAGGAAGCCCGCGCTGTACCCGTAG
- a CDS encoding cytochrome c oxidase subunit II, whose amino-acid sequence MSAISNIILVGMGILLTLASLWYGQNHHLLPESAAESAPLFDSLFNSTMTIATGIFLVVQGVLLYCIVRYRKRRGDKGDGDPNHGNVLLEIVWTAVPAVIILWLGLASIDVYQAVYGGTDVGGHIHTAMVMESSHEAEAGDPGYAYTPVVLPGKEMGQPDLVVQVQGMQYAWLFTYPESGLVASELHLPLNKRVRLDMTALDVNHAFWVPQFRLKQDVIPGRETHLEFVPTQLGQYPIICAELCGPYHGVMAGQLFVDTPEDFERWQQEQVLAARGEGSTLALVSDFSPVHPSPRPGSPEAESAFAHVHHQRLGVSPSDLKSLQSHSGSLPSAG is encoded by the coding sequence GTGAGTGCGATTAGCAACATCATCTTGGTGGGTATGGGGATCCTCCTGACCCTGGCAAGCCTTTGGTACGGGCAAAACCACCATCTGCTTCCCGAATCTGCTGCCGAATCAGCCCCCTTGTTCGACAGCCTCTTTAACAGCACCATGACCATTGCCACAGGGATCTTTTTGGTGGTACAGGGAGTGCTTCTCTACTGTATTGTCCGCTACCGCAAGCGGCGAGGCGACAAAGGCGACGGGGATCCCAATCACGGCAATGTGCTGTTGGAGATCGTGTGGACGGCGGTGCCGGCGGTGATCATTCTTTGGTTGGGCTTGGCCAGTATAGATGTCTATCAGGCTGTTTACGGGGGCACCGATGTGGGCGGCCATATCCACACGGCCATGGTGATGGAGTCTTCCCACGAAGCTGAGGCGGGGGATCCCGGCTACGCTTATACCCCTGTAGTGCTACCCGGGAAGGAAATGGGCCAGCCGGATCTGGTCGTTCAGGTGCAGGGCATGCAGTACGCTTGGCTGTTCACCTATCCGGAGTCCGGCCTGGTGGCCAGCGAGCTGCACCTTCCTCTGAACAAGCGGGTGCGCTTGGATATGACGGCTCTGGATGTGAACCATGCCTTCTGGGTGCCGCAGTTTCGCCTCAAGCAGGATGTGATCCCGGGCCGAGAGACCCACCTGGAGTTTGTGCCCACTCAACTGGGGCAGTACCCCATCATCTGCGCAGAGCTGTGCGGCCCCTATCATGGGGTGATGGCAGGGCAATTGTTTGTGGATACGCCGGAAGACTTCGAGCGCTGGCAGCAGGAGCAAGTTTTGGCCGCCCGTGGCGAGGGCAGCACCTTGGCCCTCGTTTCAGATTTCTCGCCAGTCCATCCCTCTCCTCGGCCAGGCTCCCCTGAGGCCGAGTCTGCCTTTGCCCATGTCCACCACCAGCGTTTGGGCGTCTCCCCCTCAGATTTGAAGTCTCTCCAGTCCCATTCTGGATCCCTTCCTTCCGCAGGCTAG
- the ctaD gene encoding cytochrome c oxidase subunit I translates to MTQLQDSPRLVAAPKVELELPAEPWWRFFTFSTDHKVIGIQYLVTTFFFYLVGGALATAVRAELATPEADFLGFERYNGAFTLHATIMIFLWIVPALVGGFGNYLVPLMIGARDMAFPKLNAVAFWLVPPTGILLLASLFIEAPAAGWTSYPPLSLISGKVGEELWILSILLAGTSSILAAVNFITTILKMRMPGMKMEDMPLFCWAMLAASILTLIATPVLAGALILLSFDLLAGTAFFNPSGGGDPVVYQHMFWFYSHPAVYIMILPVFGMISEILPVHARKPIFAYKAIAYSSLAICFLGLIVWAHHMFTSGTPDWMRVFFMIATMAIAVPTGIKVFSWLATLWGGKIHFRSAMLFGMGFVSMFVIGGLSGIILASVPLDIHVHDTYFVVAHLHYVLFGGSVFGIYAGIYHWFPKMTGRMLNEFWGRVHFVLTFVGFNICFLPMHKLGLMGMPRRVAQYDPQFADLNWISSVGAFVLAISTLPFLVNAIYSWVAGPKAGDNPWQALTLEWTTSSPPPHHNFYGDPILLTGPYDYGLHSKETLDYFAAQLQTLRELALAEAEPTSS, encoded by the coding sequence ATGACCCAGCTGCAAGACAGCCCAAGACTTGTTGCTGCACCGAAGGTTGAACTTGAACTTCCTGCTGAGCCTTGGTGGCGCTTCTTTACCTTCTCCACCGATCACAAGGTCATCGGGATCCAGTACTTGGTGACCACCTTTTTCTTCTACTTGGTGGGAGGGGCGCTGGCGACGGCAGTACGGGCAGAGCTGGCTACTCCAGAGGCCGACTTTCTCGGCTTTGAGCGGTACAACGGTGCCTTTACCCTGCACGCCACGATCATGATCTTTTTGTGGATCGTGCCTGCTTTGGTGGGGGGCTTTGGCAACTACCTGGTACCGCTGATGATCGGGGCGCGGGATATGGCCTTCCCCAAGCTGAATGCAGTGGCCTTTTGGCTGGTTCCGCCCACAGGGATCCTGCTTTTGGCCAGCCTGTTCATAGAGGCTCCGGCTGCCGGCTGGACTTCCTACCCCCCCCTCAGCTTGATCAGCGGCAAGGTGGGGGAAGAACTCTGGATCCTGAGCATTTTGTTGGCAGGAACCTCTTCCATCCTGGCGGCGGTTAACTTCATCACCACCATTCTGAAGATGCGCATGCCCGGCATGAAGATGGAAGACATGCCGCTGTTTTGCTGGGCCATGCTGGCAGCATCTATTCTTACCCTCATTGCAACACCGGTTTTGGCTGGTGCGTTGATCTTGCTCAGCTTTGACCTGTTGGCGGGTACGGCCTTTTTCAACCCCAGCGGCGGCGGGGATCCGGTGGTGTACCAGCACATGTTCTGGTTCTACTCCCACCCGGCGGTGTACATCATGATCTTGCCGGTCTTTGGCATGATCTCGGAGATTTTGCCGGTGCATGCCCGCAAGCCCATCTTTGCTTACAAAGCCATTGCCTATTCCAGCTTGGCCATCTGCTTTTTGGGGTTGATCGTCTGGGCGCACCACATGTTCACCAGCGGCACCCCTGACTGGATGCGGGTGTTCTTCATGATCGCCACCATGGCCATTGCCGTTCCCACTGGGATCAAGGTGTTTAGCTGGCTGGCCACTTTGTGGGGCGGCAAAATCCACTTCCGCTCGGCCATGCTGTTTGGCATGGGTTTTGTCTCGATGTTCGTGATCGGCGGCTTGAGCGGGATTATCCTCGCCTCGGTGCCTCTGGATATCCACGTTCACGACACCTACTTTGTGGTGGCCCACCTACACTACGTGTTGTTTGGCGGCAGCGTCTTTGGGATCTATGCCGGCATCTACCACTGGTTCCCCAAGATGACGGGGCGCATGTTGAATGAGTTTTGGGGGCGGGTACATTTTGTGCTGACCTTCGTCGGCTTCAACATCTGCTTTCTGCCGATGCACAAGCTGGGCCTGATGGGGATGCCCCGCCGGGTGGCCCAGTACGATCCCCAATTTGCCGACCTCAACTGGATCAGCTCGGTGGGGGCCTTTGTTCTGGCCATTTCCACCCTGCCCTTTTTGGTTAACGCCATCTACTCCTGGGTGGCCGGGCCAAAAGCTGGGGATAATCCTTGGCAGGCCCTGACACTGGAGTGGACAACTTCTTCTCCCCCGCCCCATCACAACTTTTATGGGGATCCCATTTTGCTGACCGGCCCCTATGACTACGGTTTGCACAGCAAGGAGACGCTGGACTACTTTGCTGCTCAGTTGCAAACCTTGCGGGAGCTGGCGCTGGCAGAAGCGGAGCCTACTTCTTCTTAG
- a CDS encoding cytochrome c oxidase subunit 3, whose product MQGSLASETLMVGHSRAHTAHAEHPDHRVFGILMFLVAEGCLFLGLFMAYLAYSLTAPVWPPEGTPERELLLPGINTVILLSSSFVIHKAGSAIKADDVRGLRLWFALTALMGAVFLAGQLYEYSNLEFGLTTNLFASTFYVLTGFHGLHVMAGLLFILAVLWRSFKPGHYSAQHHFGVEAAEIYWHFVDGVWIVLFILLYLL is encoded by the coding sequence ATGCAAGGATCCCTTGCCTCTGAAACGCTGATGGTTGGCCACTCAAGGGCCCACACTGCCCACGCTGAGCACCCAGATCATCGCGTCTTTGGCATCTTGATGTTTTTGGTGGCAGAAGGCTGTCTTTTCCTAGGGCTGTTCATGGCCTACCTGGCCTACAGCCTCACCGCTCCTGTCTGGCCGCCGGAGGGAACCCCAGAGCGGGAATTGCTCTTGCCCGGGATCAACACGGTGATTTTGCTCTCCAGCAGCTTCGTCATTCACAAAGCTGGGTCGGCCATCAAGGCCGATGATGTCAGGGGTCTGCGGCTGTGGTTTGCCCTCACAGCGCTGATGGGGGCGGTTTTCCTGGCAGGGCAACTCTATGAGTACAGCAACCTGGAGTTTGGCCTCACCACCAATTTGTTTGCCAGCACCTTCTATGTTTTAACGGGGTTTCATGGTCTCCACGTGATGGCAGGGTTGCTGTTTATTCTGGCAGTGCTCTGGCGCTCCTTTAAACCCGGCCACTACAGCGCTCAACATCATTTTGGCGTCGAAGCTGCCGAGATCTACTGGCACTTTGTGGATGGGGTTTGGATCGTGTTGTTTATTCTGCTCTACTTGCTCTGA
- the holA gene encoding DNA polymerase III subunit delta — protein MPVYLYWGDDTYRLMQAVQQLRDQVLDPHWAAFNYDRLPPESTIAGLNQAMTPPLGSTARLVWLEETTLTHHCSEDLWEEVERTLAQLPPTTHLLLTTSSKPDGRLKSTKILKKTAIVREFSQLAPWDEEGILQQVQREAEQRDLALSPAAAQKLAEAVGNDSRRLAMELEKLALFTAGQQDPISPEQVEALVPASAYNSFQLAGSLRKGNLEQALRILTHLLDHNEPALKVLAVLVGQFRTWLWVRLLLDQGERDPKVIAQKAEIGNPNRVYFLQKEVGSLKTTALLKAMQQLLQLEYNLKQGQPERDAFQEALIQIVAILGEGRAQSK, from the coding sequence GTGCCCGTTTACCTGTACTGGGGAGATGACACCTATCGCCTGATGCAGGCGGTGCAGCAGTTGCGCGACCAAGTGCTGGATCCCCACTGGGCTGCTTTTAACTACGATCGCCTGCCGCCGGAATCCACGATTGCCGGGCTCAACCAAGCCATGACCCCGCCGCTGGGATCCACCGCCCGCTTGGTTTGGCTGGAAGAGACGACGCTCACCCACCATTGCTCGGAAGATCTGTGGGAAGAAGTGGAGCGCACACTGGCCCAGTTGCCCCCCACCACCCATTTGCTCTTGACCACCAGCAGCAAACCGGATGGGCGCCTGAAATCCACCAAAATCCTCAAAAAAACGGCCATTGTCCGCGAGTTTTCGCAACTGGCCCCTTGGGATGAGGAGGGCATTCTCCAGCAGGTGCAGCGGGAAGCTGAACAACGGGATCTGGCCCTCAGCCCGGCAGCCGCCCAGAAATTGGCCGAGGCGGTGGGCAATGACTCCCGTCGCTTGGCGATGGAATTGGAAAAGCTGGCCCTGTTTACGGCAGGTCAACAGGATCCCATTTCTCCTGAACAAGTCGAGGCGTTAGTTCCCGCCAGCGCCTACAACAGCTTTCAATTGGCGGGATCCCTGCGCAAAGGGAATCTGGAACAAGCCCTACGCATCTTGACCCATCTGCTGGATCACAACGAGCCGGCTCTGAAGGTTCTGGCGGTGTTGGTGGGCCAATTTCGCACCTGGCTATGGGTGCGGCTGCTGCTGGATCAGGGAGAACGGGATCCCAAGGTCATCGCCCAGAAAGCAGAAATCGGGAATCCCAATCGGGTTTACTTTCTGCAAAAAGAGGTGGGATCCCTGAAGACCACAGCTTTACTGAAAGCAATGCAGCAGCTTTTGCAATTGGAATACAACCTCAAGCAAGGACAGCCGGAACGAGATGCCTTTCAAGAAGCGCTGATCCAAATCGTGGCTATATTGGGTGAAGGCCGAGCTCAGAGCAAGTAG
- a CDS encoding RNA-guided endonuclease InsQ/TnpB family protein, producing MSQTVSVRCKLIVPQELRQEIDRTLQGFANACNQILDTAKQKNCWNTAKLHHLVYRPVRAATGLKANHVCQALRRVISNAKAVKQVHKFRPTSLTLDARTFKYRESDQAVGVTLMSGRVWLKLKIGGYQIALLRGQKPTSATLSKTKQGDYYINIAVELDTPPTGKTPKVIGVDLGRRDIATASNGRSWSGEHIQAVRDRFSRVRAKVQSKRTRSSRRLLRRLSGRERRYQTWLNHNISKTLVRDAQAIGAALAFEDLTGIRDCLNQKSRSKAERRRTNNWAFYQLRMFVAYKAAIAGVPVVLVPPAYTSQTCHKCLHIHPERGKSYRNGKSFKCGHCGWEGDADHNAAQVISLLGATVNSPEIPKLSCPLGPLGIGIKPAPCA from the coding sequence ATGAGCCAGACTGTCTCTGTACGTTGCAAGCTGATAGTCCCACAAGAGTTGCGTCAAGAAATTGACCGCACTTTGCAGGGCTTTGCGAATGCTTGCAACCAGATTCTCGACACCGCCAAACAAAAGAACTGCTGGAACACCGCCAAGCTGCACCACTTGGTCTATCGGCCGGTAAGGGCAGCAACGGGGCTGAAAGCCAACCACGTCTGTCAGGCGCTCCGTCGGGTGATTAGCAATGCTAAGGCGGTGAAGCAAGTCCACAAGTTCCGCCCCACCAGTCTGACTTTGGACGCGCGTACTTTTAAGTACCGAGAGTCCGACCAAGCCGTGGGCGTGACCCTGATGAGCGGACGGGTTTGGCTCAAGCTCAAGATCGGTGGCTACCAGATAGCGCTTCTGCGAGGCCAGAAGCCGACAAGCGCAACCCTGTCCAAGACCAAGCAAGGGGACTACTACATCAACATTGCTGTTGAATTGGATACTCCCCCGACTGGCAAAACTCCAAAGGTGATCGGAGTTGACTTGGGCAGGCGGGATATCGCCACCGCTAGCAACGGACGCTCTTGGAGTGGAGAGCACATCCAGGCCGTCCGTGACCGGTTCAGCCGTGTACGCGCCAAGGTTCAATCCAAACGCACTCGCAGCTCTAGGAGACTGCTGAGAAGGCTCTCTGGGAGAGAACGGCGCTACCAGACATGGCTGAACCACAACATCAGCAAAACCTTGGTCAGGGATGCCCAGGCTATTGGTGCGGCACTGGCTTTTGAAGACTTGACAGGCATCAGAGATTGCCTGAATCAGAAGTCTCGAAGTAAGGCTGAGCGGCGCAGGACTAACAACTGGGCGTTCTACCAGCTCAGGATGTTTGTAGCCTACAAGGCTGCCATTGCTGGAGTGCCTGTGGTGCTGGTGCCGCCTGCCTACACCAGTCAGACCTGCCACAAATGCCTGCACATCCACCCTGAGCGGGGTAAATCCTACCGCAATGGCAAGTCGTTCAAGTGTGGACATTGTGGGTGGGAAGGGGATGCTGACCATAACGCTGCTCAAGTAATCTCTCTCCTTGGGGCGACTGTAAACTCGCCTGAAATTCCGAAACTTAGCTGTCCTCTGGGGCCGCTAGGGATTGGGATAAAGCCCGCACCCTGCGCGTAG